From one Nitrospira sp. MA-1 genomic stretch:
- a CDS encoding protein phosphatase CheZ: protein MLVDRMIETEVPGDGEMPEEVLNEKRSINAEMEELAKYVEVITKTIREMESPVTSTSDQLPQATSHLYDLAKMTEDGTHKVLSLTEELERNREGIQHHLEQLRANVAGRAVKDLDAILVMVKADEGRLLNIHVALSFQDLVAQRVAKLVAILNEIQHKLLKLVVIFGIQQQKGETGASGEGRGYEMLRQLESSKTTALQQDLVDNIMSEYGMS, encoded by the coding sequence CTCGTGGATCGGATGATTGAGACCGAGGTGCCAGGCGATGGAGAGATGCCCGAGGAGGTTTTGAATGAAAAACGTTCCATTAATGCAGAAATGGAGGAATTGGCCAAGTACGTGGAAGTAATTACCAAAACCATTCGGGAAATGGAATCTCCTGTGACCTCCACCTCAGATCAACTGCCTCAAGCCACATCACATTTGTATGATCTTGCAAAAATGACGGAGGACGGAACGCATAAGGTTCTCAGCCTAACAGAGGAATTGGAACGGAACCGGGAGGGGATCCAACATCATTTGGAACAATTGCGTGCCAATGTGGCCGGGAGGGCCGTCAAGGATCTTGATGCAATTTTGGTCATGGTGAAGGCTGATGAAGGTAGATTGTTAAATATCCATGTAGCGTTGTCTTTCCAGGATCTCGTAGCCCAACGCGTGGCAAAGCTCGTGGCGATTTTAAATGAAATTCAACATAAATTATTAAAGTTGGTGGTAATTTTTGGAATTCAACAACAAAAAGGTGAGACCGGAGCATCGGGTGAGGGACGGGGGTATGAAATGCTGCGTCAGTTGGAATCCTCAAAAACTACGGCCCTTCAACAAGACCTGGTGGATAACATCATGTCTGAATACGGAATGTCCTAA
- a CDS encoding chemotaxis protein CheA, translating into MNDEMKEILNDFLAESSEMLEALDQHFVKLETEPSNSELLNEIFRCMHSMKGSAGFLGFTHLVEVAHQAESLLNKLRQGEMSVSPFIIDIILEAVDAVKMLQSDIRETGEDSHVETFGIVNKLALTMDSAEDLMLSVSPPHKAEKDTVTSAPSPPPAETMLSPVVVPPETSSWSSLREAPQHDVPAGIEDVAESAGASDCPVGLSDVLNKMKEATTRTVQAANAPAGKASGGREEDQTVRVETKRLDHVMNLVGELVLNRNRLIKLGNGLEEKDETSPALRELNVTLAQLNLVTSDLQLAVMKTRMVPIRKVFSRFPRLVRDLAGKLGKQVRLELLGEDTEVDKSVADELSDPLVHLVRNSMDHGLETAADRKQHGKGSEGYVRLSAQQEGNSIVIRVEDNGRGLQVEKIAEKALEKGLVAQAELEVMSPREIMNLIFLPGFSTADQVSDVSGRGVGMDVVRTNISRMNGSLELDSDPGQGSRVTIKLPLTVAIIQALMVEVECATFAIPLASVVEAVKVTKDEIKSINGQAVLNLRERILPLLDLGETFHIPRDRTGVECYVVVVKIGEQQFGVVVNRLRAQEEVVIKSLGEFLANVKCVAGATITGDGKVVLILDMADLVREVQTSTYTGMR; encoded by the coding sequence ATGAATGACGAAATGAAAGAAATACTCAACGACTTTTTAGCGGAAAGCTCGGAAATGCTGGAAGCCCTTGACCAACATTTCGTAAAACTTGAAACGGAGCCTTCCAACAGCGAACTGCTTAACGAAATTTTCCGGTGTATGCACAGTATGAAAGGATCGGCCGGATTTTTGGGGTTTACCCATTTGGTTGAAGTGGCGCATCAAGCCGAGAGTTTGTTGAACAAACTGAGACAGGGGGAAATGTCGGTTTCTCCGTTCATTATCGACATTATTTTGGAAGCAGTGGATGCGGTGAAAATGCTCCAGTCTGATATTCGGGAGACCGGAGAAGATTCTCATGTCGAGACCTTTGGCATTGTGAATAAATTGGCGTTAACCATGGATAGCGCCGAGGATCTGATGCTGTCCGTCTCACCTCCCCATAAGGCCGAGAAGGACACAGTCACCTCAGCCCCTTCTCCACCTCCGGCAGAAACGATGCTTTCTCCTGTGGTAGTGCCTCCTGAAACCTCTTCCTGGTCTTCTTTGCGTGAAGCCCCGCAGCATGATGTACCCGCCGGGATTGAGGATGTGGCGGAATCAGCAGGAGCTTCTGACTGCCCAGTCGGGTTATCTGATGTATTAAATAAAATGAAAGAAGCCACGACTCGAACCGTTCAAGCCGCGAATGCTCCGGCCGGCAAGGCATCAGGTGGTAGAGAAGAGGACCAGACCGTTCGAGTCGAAACCAAACGCTTGGATCATGTTATGAATCTGGTGGGGGAGCTGGTTTTGAATCGTAATCGTCTTATTAAATTGGGGAATGGGCTGGAGGAGAAAGACGAGACCAGTCCTGCCCTCCGGGAATTAAACGTGACGTTGGCGCAACTGAATCTGGTGACCTCCGATTTGCAATTGGCGGTTATGAAAACACGGATGGTTCCTATTCGCAAGGTGTTTTCCCGATTCCCAAGATTGGTTCGGGATTTGGCCGGTAAGTTAGGTAAGCAAGTGCGTTTGGAATTACTGGGGGAAGATACTGAAGTCGACAAGTCCGTGGCGGACGAATTAAGTGATCCGTTGGTCCATTTGGTGAGGAATTCGATGGATCATGGCTTGGAAACTGCTGCGGACCGTAAGCAACACGGTAAAGGTTCCGAAGGCTATGTGCGACTGTCAGCCCAGCAGGAAGGGAACAGTATTGTTATTCGGGTGGAAGATAATGGTCGGGGGTTACAAGTTGAGAAAATCGCTGAAAAAGCTCTCGAAAAAGGCTTGGTGGCTCAAGCGGAATTGGAAGTCATGAGCCCTCGGGAAATCATGAATCTAATATTTCTTCCAGGGTTTAGTACGGCGGACCAGGTGAGTGATGTGTCCGGTCGTGGGGTGGGTATGGATGTGGTTCGTACCAATATCAGTCGCATGAATGGGAGTTTGGAGTTAGATTCTGATCCCGGTCAGGGGAGTCGCGTGACGATCAAGCTTCCACTGACCGTGGCCATTATTCAAGCACTAATGGTCGAGGTGGAATGTGCCACATTTGCCATCCCGCTGGCTTCCGTAGTTGAGGCCGTCAAAGTCACCAAGGATGAAATTAAAAGTATCAATGGACAGGCGGTATTGAATCTCCGAGAACGCATTCTTCCTCTCCTGGACCTTGGGGAAACCTTTCATATTCCCCGGGACCGGACTGGTGTTGAATGCTATGTCGTAGTTGTGAAGATTGGTGAACAACAGTTTGGAGTTGTGGTGAATCGTTTGCGGGCACAAGAGGAAGTCGTGATTAAGTCTTTGGGGGAATTTTTGGCCAACGTGAAGTGCGTGGCGGGGGCGACCATTACCGGAGATGGCAAAGTGGTCCTGATTTTGGATATGGCCGATTTAGTACGGGAAGTGCAGACTTCAACGTATACGGGTATGCGCTAA